The Dickeya poaceiphila DNA window CTCCAACAGGTTCATCGCCAGTTCTTCGGCAAAACGACGGCCAGAACGGTGTGTCTGTTCGATATTGGCGAATAACTTATCAAATTCCTGCAACAGCCCGGTACTGGAGAGCATCAGCCGCCCGACGTCACAGCCTTTACTGTGCCACTCCAGCCAGTCGGCCCAGTAAGCACGGGGGCGAAAATAGACCCAGCGGTGATACCAGCAGTCGCTACCGGGCGCACGACCATAATAGTGGCGCGACCGGGGCGGAAACAGCAGCAAATCGCCAGGGTTACAGAAAAACGTATCATCGCCATCCAGCACCTTGCCCTGCCCCTTGATGGTCAGGTTAATGATATATCCCTTCATGCCATCTGGACGATCAATGAAGAAATCCAGTGGTCCACCAGCCAGAATCGGCGTCAGTCCCGCCACCAGATAGGCGTTAAACGCATAACCGGGCAGCAACGGGTTGGGCTGGGACTCATGCGCCATACGGTGATACATGTGGCCTCCTGCAAAGAGATTCTTATCTGTTATGGATGGTGCCAGCAAGAGCCGGCACCCACGGCCATCAAACCGTTTTTTTCGCCAGTTGTTTGTAGCGGTCAAATATCACTGCCGCCAGCAGAATCAAACCACGCACCACATATTGGGCAAAGGGCGAAATATTCAGCAGGTTCATGGCATTTTCTACTGTCCCCAGAATCAA harbors:
- the araC gene encoding arabinose operon transcriptional regulator AraC; the encoded protein is MYHRMAHESQPNPLLPGYAFNAYLVAGLTPILAGGPLDFFIDRPDGMKGYIINLTIKGQGKVLDGDDTFFCNPGDLLLFPPRSRHYYGRAPGSDCWYHRWVYFRPRAYWADWLEWHSKGCDVGRLMLSSTGLLQEFDKLFANIEQTHRSGRRFAEELAMNLLERLLLRAMEEDPQSPERIMDPRVIEACQFITGNLAGELRIDEVARHVCLSPSRLAHLFREQVGVNILRWREDQRVIRAKLLLQTTQESIAAVGRVVGYDDQLYFSRVFRKRVGVSPSDFRRRNSEIHHPMMEKIPDASGWRGESLAPHPWVVTP